The sequence CATAATTATCTCCGCTCATCTCACCTGTGTTTCCGGAAACAGCATGCACATGTCCGCCGCCGCCGGAGTTCGTCGTGCCGTTGCCGGAATGTTCATGCGCTCCGCCCGGGATCATCGAGAGGCCGCTCACGGACATATTATTTAAACTGTGACCATGCGCCGGCAAATTGGCGGTGGACAGCTCCAGAGAATTATTGCCGCCCGTGCGGCTGCCGTTATAGCCCATGATAAATTTATCCCGCAGATCCGGCGTTGCCCCGTAAGGTGTCTCCTGCCCGGCGCACTGATACCAGCCCTTGAGCGTGACATTGTCCTGCCAGCTTGTGCCGTCGTACTGCAAGATCAGGCCTTTAGGAAAAAAAAGCAAATTCAAAATATCGTCCGCATACATTTTCTGGCCTGCCGCTATAGTCATATAAATCCCCCTTTTAATTTTTGTCTCCTGTCAATTGGTAGGAGAACATTAAAATTATACCTTATTATTTATTCATGTCAACTGACAGGAGAACTTTCAAGAAAGAATTCGATCTGCGTTACGATGCTGTCGATATTGGCAAATACATTACCGCGCTACGCAAAAAACAAAATTTGAGCGTCTGTCAGCTAGCTTTACGTTCCGGCTTGAAAGACCCGGTGTTGCTGCGTGTCGAAAAAGGCGAGCGTGAGCCGCGCCTGAATACCCTGCTCAAGATCATCAGCGGGTTGGAATTATCGCCCGCTAAATTTTTTCAGTTTTTCGACAAATACTAATCCGCTGCTGGTCAAAACAACTCTTCCCTGCTAAAATCTACGCTTGTTTTTGTCAAAGACTGATTCAGGTTTGGGGGTTTTGAAAAGTAAATGTCTGTTATTGCGATCATCAATCAAAAAGGCGGCTGCGGCAAAACTACCACGACGATCAATCTGGCCGCGGCGCTGGCGCAAAAAAAACAAAAAACCCTGATCATCGATTTTGATCCGCAGGGACACAGCTCGCTGGGGCTCGGCGTCAATGAGCAAAAATTAAGCCGCACGATCAGCGATGTGCTGCTCAAGGCTGAGCCGCCGCAAAACGCGCTGCTAAACATTAAAGAAAATCTTGACCTGCTGCCGTCCAATATTTCCCTCATCGCGCTGGAGCAAAAACTGGCCAGCGTGACCGGCCGCGAATATTATCTGCGCAAGATGCTGGCGGATTTTGGCCGAAATTATCAAACGGTCATCATTGATTGTCCGCCGCATCTGGGGCTTTTGAGCGTGAACGCGCTGCTGGCCGCGGACAAAGTGCTGGTGCCGGTCGAGCCGAGCAAATTTGGCCTGGACGGACTGCGCAA is a genomic window of Candidatus Margulisiibacteriota bacterium containing:
- a CDS encoding helix-turn-helix domain-containing protein, which encodes MSTDRRTFKKEFDLRYDAVDIGKYITALRKKQNLSVCQLALRSGLKDPVLLRVEKGEREPRLNTLLKIISGLELSPAKFFQFFDKY